TATTCCGCAGATCGGCAACGTGGTACTCGAAGACAACGTGAGCGTAGGTGCCAACGCCACCATCGACTGCGCCACCATGGGTTCGACCATCATCCGCGAAGGCAGCAAAATCGATAACCTCGTGCAAATTGCGCACAACGTGGAGGTGGGCCGCCACACCGTTATTGCCTCGCAAACAGGCATTTCGGGCTCCACTAAAATCGGCGACTTCTGCGTGCTGGCCGGGCAAACCGGCCTGGCCGGGCACCTTACGCTGGCCAACCGCACCACGGTTACGGCGCAGTCGGGCGTGGGCAAATCCATCAAAGAAGAAGGGCAGTTTCTGCAGGGTTCCCCCGCCTTCAATTTGCGCGACAGCCTGCGGGCCAATGCGGTTTTCAGGCACCTGCCCGAGCTGGAGCGCCGCCTCCTGGCGCTGGAACGCGCCCAGGCAAAGCCAGACGAGGCGGAAAAGTCATAGCTTTGCAGCGTCGGAGCTGTTAGCTGACAGCGGTTAGCTGTTAGCGTTTTTCGGTTTTCGCACAATCTGATTTCCCTAGCCCTTCAGCTCACAGCTAACGGCTGTCAGCTAACAGCTAACCCATGTTCGACAAACAGCATACGATTAAGGCCCCGGTTACCGTGAGCGGTGTGGGGCTGCATACGGGCGTGCAGGCTACCATGACCTTCTGCCCTGCTCCCGTAAACCACGGCTACAAGTTCCAGCGCATCGACCTAGAGGGCCAGCCCATCGTGGATGCCGACGTGGACAACGTGGTTGACCTTTCGCGCGGCACCACCATCGAGCAGAACGGTGCCCGCGTAAACACCGTGGAGCACACGCTGGCTGCCCTGGTTGGTTTGCAAATCGACAATGTACTGATTCAACTCGATGGCCCCGAGCCGCCCATCATGGATGGTTCGTCGCTGCCGTTTGTGGAAGCCTTGCAGGCCGTGGGCCTCGAAGAGCAGAACGCCCTGCGCAACTACTTCGAGATTCCCGACGAAATCCGCTTTGTCGACAATGCCCGCGGCGTGGAAATTGCCGCCCTGCCGCTGAACGATTACCGCGTAACGGTAATGGTTGACTACAACTCGCCGGTACTGGGCTCGCAGCACGCTTCGCTCACCAACATCGAGCAGTTTTCCGAAGAAATTGCGGCATCGCGCACCTTCTGCTTTCTGCACGAGCTCGAAGCCCTTTATAAGTCGAACCTGATTAAGGGCGGCGACCTGAGCAACGCCATTGTGGTGGTCGACCGCGTGGTGAGCGAAGAAGAGCTGGGCGACCTGGCTACCATGCTGGGCAAGCCCAAAGTGGCCGTCAAGAAGGAAGGCATCCTGAACAACGTAGACCTGCGCCACAAAAACGAGCCTGCCCGCCACAAGCTGCTCGACGTAGTGGGCGACCTGGCGTTGGTAGGCCGCCCCATCAAAGGCCAAATTCTGGCTGCCCGGCCCGGCCACGCGGCCAACGTGGCCTTTGCCAAGAAGATCAAGAAGAAAATGCAGGAGGTGGATACCTCGCCGGTGCCGCAGTACGATCCGTCGCGCCCGCCGGTAATGGACATCAACCAGATTGCCCAAACGCTGCCGCACCGTTACCCTTTCCTGCTCATCGACAAGATCATCCACCTGGATGGCACTACGGTAACGGGCGTGAAGAACGTGACGATGAACGAACAGTTCTTCACGGGGCACTTCCCGGGCAACCCCGTGATGCCGGGCGTGCTACAAATTGAGGCCATGGCCCAAACGGGCGGTATTCTGGTGCTGAACACCGTGCCCGACCCCGAGAACTACTGGACGTATTTCCTGGGCATCGAAAACTGCCGCTTCCGCCGCAAGGTTATCCCCGGCGACACCATCATTTTCAAGTGTCAGCTGGTTTCGCCGGTTAAGCGTGGTATCGCCAAAATGCGCGGCCAGGCTTTTGTAAATGGCAAAGTGGTAATGGAGGCAGAAATGTCGGCCAGCATTGTTCGGAAAGACGCTTAAACCAATTATCAATGATCAATGAACAATTTTCACCGAACGCAGAAGCCCGGAAATCCGGCCTAATCGTTGTTCGCTGATCATTGCTCATTGCTAATTGTTCATTGCATAAATGAATCAACCGCTCGCCTACATACACCCCGACGCGCGCATTGCGCAGAACGTGGTGGTCGAACCGTTTTCCACCATCGCGCAAGACGTAGAAATTGGGGAAGGCACCTGGATTGGCCCCAACGTCACGATTATGCCGGGGGCGCGCATCGGCAAAAACGTAAAGATTTTTCCGGGCGCAGTAATTTCGGCCATTCCGCAAGACCTGAAGTTTGCCGGCGAGAAAACCACGGCCCACATCGGCGATAATACCGTTATCCGCGAGTGCGTAACGATTAACCGCGGCACCATCGATCGGATGAAAACGGTGGTGGGCAGCAACTGCCTGCTGCAGGCCTACGTGCACATTGCCCACGACTGCTTTGTGGGCGACAACTGCATCCTATCGAATACCACGCAGCTGGCCGGCCACGTGGTGGTAGGCGATTGGGCCATCCTGGGTGGCACTTCGGCGGTGCACCAGTTTGTGCACATCGGGCAGCATGCCTTTATCGGTGGCGGCTCGTTGGTGCGCAAAGATGTGCCCCCGTTCATCAAAGTAGGTCGCGAACCCCTCACCTACGCCGGCGTGAATTCGGTTGGCCTGCGTCGCCGCGGGTTCAGCGAAGAGGCCATTCTTCAGATTCAGCAGTGCTTCCGCTTGCTCTTTATGAGCGGCCTGAACACCAGCGATGCGCTCGATAAGATTGAGTTGGAGCTGCTGCCCTCGCCCGAGCGCGACGAGGTGGTAAACTTCGTGCGCAACTCGAGCCGCGGCATTATCAAGGGCTACTCGCGCAACGGCAACAGTGCAGATTGAGGCCATCGGCCTGGGCAAACGCTTCGGCCGTGATTGGATCTTCCGTGAGCTGACGCACACGTTCAGCCCCGGCACTGCCACGGCATTGCTTGGGCCCAACGGAGCCGGCAAAAGCACGCTTTTGCAGGTACTGGCGGCCTATACCCTGCCCTCGGCCGGCGAGCTGCGCTTTAGCCTGCAAGGCCACCGGGTGCCGGCCGACGAGGTAGCCCGGCACCTAGGGCTGTGCGCCCCCTACCTGGAGCTGATTGAGGAGCTTACCCTGGCCGAGCTGGTGCATTTTCATACCCGGTTCCGGCCTTTGCGCGCCGGCATGTCGCCGGCGCAGCTCATCGACCTGATGCAGCTGCCGCACGCCCGCCACAAGCTGGTACGCGACTTTTCGTCGGGCATGAAGCAACGGGTAAAGCTGGCCTTAGCCTTGTATGCCGCTGCCCCGCTGCTGCTCCTCGACGAGCCCACTACCAACCTCGACCGGACGGGGGTGGCGTGGTACCACGAGCACGTGGCTGCTACCACGCCCAACCGCTTGGTGCTGGTAAGCTCGAACGTAGAAGAGGAGTACGCCTTTTGCCAGGCGCGGCTGCACGTAACGGACTTCGCCCCGCGCAAGTAGTTTCTTGCGGCCATTACGGCGTCCTTCCGGCTTTTGCTGCTTATCTTAGGATAAGTGCCTGCACGTTTCAACTCTTTTTTCTGCTAACTGCCAACCGCTTTCGGCTAACCCCGTAACCTGCACTTCTGAGCCTGCGTTTCCCGGCTCAATTAAAGCTGCTCCCTTATTTTTACCCCGCTCAACCCCATCAACTCACCGCTCTCATGAGAAGCTACGACGACCTCGACGACGATCTGTTCGATGATGACGACGAGCTTGATAGCTCCATCTCCAACAGCCGCCCCAGCAAGGGCAGCCGCAAAGGCGCTTCCCCGGAAGACTCGCTGGCGACGAAATATGCCGATTACCTGATGTGGCGCGACACCGGCTCGTCGCACGATGAGGCCCTTGATTTGGCCAGCCTCACCGAAGACGAATTTGCCGCTGCCGAAGCCCAGGAAGACCCCGAAGGCTCGGGCCGGTACGGCTCGGGTGGGTTCGACGATGACGAAGAATCCGGCGACCTGGACGACGACGACAGCTACGAGGCGCAGCGCCGCAGCCGCCGGGGCAACCGCGACTACGACGAAGACGAGTTTTAAGCCATACGCCTAGCCGTGCTACGGCACACGAAAAGGCCCGCCGGAACTGTGTTCCGGCGGGCCTTTTCGTTTTGAGACATGCTTGCGGTAAAGCGGGCTGAACTCCCACGCCTGTCCGCTCAGGTGCAAGCTCTAACTTTTGGGCTCTCACGGCTACATTCTAACTCCGCTTGCTGCCGAATACGCGCTTGAGCAGCTCGGTGGTGCGGGCTACAGGGTTTTCGCGGATGTTGGCTTCTTCTTGCGCAATCAGCGTGAACAGGCCATCGACGGCTTTTCCGGTGGCGTACTCGTTGAGGTTGGGATTGACGGGCTGAACCAGCGGAATCTGGTTGTAGCGCGTAACCAAGGCCGAGTAGTACCGGGTGGCGTTGGTTTGGTCGAGCGCCTGCTGCATAATGGGCGAAAATGCCGTTACCAGCTGCGTGGTGGTGGTACGCTTGAGGTACTGCGTGGCCGCGTCCTTCTCGCCCGACAGGATATTCCACACATCCTTAAAGGTCAGGCTCTTGATGGCCGAAACGAAAATAGGCTTGGCGCTGGTAGCCGCTTGCTCGGCCCCGCGGTTGAGGGCCAGCTCAAATCTATCTACTTCGGAGCCCAAACCCAGGCGGCGCATGGTGGTGGCTACGCGCTGGGCATCCTGCGGGAAGGGAATGCGGATCAGCTTGTTCAGGTAAAAACCGTCCTGCTTCGAGGCTTGGTCGGCTCCTTTGCTGATGCCTTGGGTTAGCGCCTCTTTCAGACCTAGGGCTGCCTCCTCCTGCGACAAGCCGCCGATTTTACCGCCGGTAGTGGTAGCAGGCTTGGGCAGCTGAATGGTGGTACCGCCAACCTTGGGCAGCTTAATCAGTTGTGCTTCGGCCGACGAGGTAGCACCTAGGGCAAAGCAGGCAGCCAAAAGGGTAACGTAGCGAGTGGTCTTCATAACGGAATAGCCAGTAAAGCGGCTCTGGATGCGGTAATGGCAGAAACCGGACCAAAGTTCAAGCGAGTTGATTGGCCGGCACGCCTGCTGATTAACGCGACCCGAACACGCGCTGCAATGAGGCCGTGGTGCGGGCCGATGCGTTCAGCCGAATGCGGCTTTCCTCATCGGCAATTAGCGTGTAAATGCCTTCGGTGATGCCGCCCGTGGCGTAAGTGGTGAGGTCGGTGCTGATGGGCGTTACGAGCGGCACCTTTTTGTAGCGCAGCATTAGCTCGCCGTAGAGTTGCTTGGCGCCGGTTTGCTCCAGGGCCGCGGCCACCAGGGGCTTTAGCTCCTCCTGTACCTGCGCGGCGGTTTGCTGCTTGAGCAATTGCGCGGCCGCGCGGCCTTCGCGGGAGTTTACCAGGGCCAGCGCATCGGCAATGGCCAGGCGCTGCAGGGCGTTGTTGAAGATGGCAGCGGTTTGCGGATTGGCGGCTACGCTTTCGGCGCTGCGGTTTAGCAGCACCTCGAACTTATCGATGACCGCCCCCATGCGCAGGCCGCGCAGGGTGGTGGCTACCAGCTCGGCCTCAGGCGGAAAACCCAGCCGCACATCGGGGTTGGTATTGAAACCGTCGGCTTGCCCGCCGGCTTCGAGGCCGCGCGTAATGCTAACGGACAGGGCCTCGCGCACGCCGGCCGTTGCTTCCTCCGCCGTTAGCGGTGCGGGGGCAGGTGCAGTCGGAGCCTTGGTGGTAGCGGCCACCTTGGTAGAGGTGGTTTTGGTAACTGCCGGCTTTGCGGTGGTTTTCGCAGCGGGCTTTTTGGTGGTTGTGGTCGTTTTTTTGGTAGTAGTGGTTTTGGTTTGGGCCGAAGCGGCCGGGGCGGCCATCAGGCCCACGGCCAGGGCCAGAAACGTAAAGCGAGAAGCTGACATGCGCAGAAATGTGTAAACCGGAAGGCTCCGGGCGTGGTCTGTAGGAAACGAGTGCACAAATTGCGCCGAAATTGCCTGCTTTCAACGCTCCTCTCGCTATGTCCCAAATTCCTGCCGTCGAAATCATCACCATTGGCGACGAACTGCTCTACGGCCAAGTTATCGATACCAACTCGGCCTGGATGGGCCAGGAGCTGGGCAAAATCGGCCTGCGCATCCGCCAGATCAGCTCCGTATCAGATAAAGCCGAGGAGATAGTGCGCGCCCTCGACGAAGCCCGCCGGCGCGCCCAGGTGGTGCTGATGACCGGCGGCCTGGGCCCTACCAAAGACGACCTGACCAAACACGTGCTGGCCCGCTACTTCAGCTCGAAGCTGGAGCTGTACGAACCCTCGCTTCGCGACGTGGAGGCCATTTTTGCCCGCTTCAACCGGCCCATGCTCGAGGTAAACCGCCAGCAGGCCTACTTGCCCAAATCGTGCACCCCGCTGCGCAACACCGTGGGCACCGCGCCCGGCATGTGGTTCGAGGAGGGCGGCGTGGTATTCGTGTCGATGCCCGGGGTGCCCTTCGAAATGAAGCATCTGATGACCACGCACGTGCTGCCTAAGCTGCAGGAGTACTTTCGGGTGCCGCCCATCGAGCACGCGGTGCTGCAAACGGTTGGACAGGGCGAATCCTTTCTGGCCGAGCAAATTGCCGATTGGGAAGCACAGTTGCCGGCCAACATGAAATTGGCCTACCTACCCTACCTGGGCGGGGTGCGCCTGCGCCTCACCGCCACCGACGACGGCCAGCCCAATCTGCGCGGGCGGCTCGAAGCTCAGCTTCCGCAGCTGCGCGCCCTCATCGGCCCTTACTTGTTTGCCGAAGGCGAGGTGCCCTTGGAGGCCGCCCTAGGTGCCATGCTGCAGGAACGCGGCCTCACCATCGGCTCGGCCGAAAGCTGCACCGGCGGCGCCATTGCCCACAAGCTTACGGGCGTAGCAGGCAGCTCGGCGTACTTCATGGGCAGCGTTGTAGCATATGCCAACGAGGTAAAAGTGAGGCAGCTGGGCGTGCAGCCTGCTACGCTCGAAGCCCACGGCGCCGT
The sequence above is drawn from the Hymenobacter sp. YIM 151858-1 genome and encodes:
- the lpxA gene encoding acyl-ACP--UDP-N-acetylglucosamine O-acyltransferase, translated to MNQPLAYIHPDARIAQNVVVEPFSTIAQDVEIGEGTWIGPNVTIMPGARIGKNVKIFPGAVISAIPQDLKFAGEKTTAHIGDNTVIRECVTINRGTIDRMKTVVGSNCLLQAYVHIAHDCFVGDNCILSNTTQLAGHVVVGDWAILGGTSAVHQFVHIGQHAFIGGGSLVRKDVPPFIKVGREPLTYAGVNSVGLRRRGFSEEAILQIQQCFRLLFMSGLNTSDALDKIELELLPSPERDEVVNFVRNSSRGIIKGYSRNGNSAD
- a CDS encoding DUF4197 domain-containing protein gives rise to the protein MSASRFTFLALAVGLMAAPAASAQTKTTTTKKTTTTTKKPAAKTTAKPAVTKTTSTKVAATTKAPTAPAPAPLTAEEATAGVREALSVSITRGLEAGGQADGFNTNPDVRLGFPPEAELVATTLRGLRMGAVIDKFEVLLNRSAESVAANPQTAAIFNNALQRLAIADALALVNSREGRAAAQLLKQQTAAQVQEELKPLVAAALEQTGAKQLYGELMLRYKKVPLVTPISTDLTTYATGGITEGIYTLIADEESRIRLNASARTTASLQRVFGSR
- a CDS encoding ABC transporter ATP-binding protein; protein product: MQIEAIGLGKRFGRDWIFRELTHTFSPGTATALLGPNGAGKSTLLQVLAAYTLPSAGELRFSLQGHRVPADEVARHLGLCAPYLELIEELTLAELVHFHTRFRPLRAGMSPAQLIDLMQLPHARHKLVRDFSSGMKQRVKLALALYAAAPLLLLDEPTTNLDRTGVAWYHEHVAATTPNRLVLVSSNVEEEYAFCQARLHVTDFAPRK
- a CDS encoding competence/damage-inducible protein A produces the protein MSQIPAVEIITIGDELLYGQVIDTNSAWMGQELGKIGLRIRQISSVSDKAEEIVRALDEARRRAQVVLMTGGLGPTKDDLTKHVLARYFSSKLELYEPSLRDVEAIFARFNRPMLEVNRQQAYLPKSCTPLRNTVGTAPGMWFEEGGVVFVSMPGVPFEMKHLMTTHVLPKLQEYFRVPPIEHAVLQTVGQGESFLAEQIADWEAQLPANMKLAYLPYLGGVRLRLTATDDGQPNLRGRLEAQLPQLRALIGPYLFAEGEVPLEAALGAMLQERGLTIGSAESCTGGAIAHKLTGVAGSSAYFMGSVVAYANEVKVRQLGVQPATLEAHGAVSEETVRQMAEGARRHLGVDVAVATSGIAGPGGGSDDKPVGTFWLAYADAHQTVARKITFNRGRQLNIEFITTAALNLVRQHLPPIGQ
- a CDS encoding bifunctional UDP-3-O-[3-hydroxymyristoyl] N-acetylglucosamine deacetylase/3-hydroxyacyl-ACP dehydratase; protein product: MFDKQHTIKAPVTVSGVGLHTGVQATMTFCPAPVNHGYKFQRIDLEGQPIVDADVDNVVDLSRGTTIEQNGARVNTVEHTLAALVGLQIDNVLIQLDGPEPPIMDGSSLPFVEALQAVGLEEQNALRNYFEIPDEIRFVDNARGVEIAALPLNDYRVTVMVDYNSPVLGSQHASLTNIEQFSEEIAASRTFCFLHELEALYKSNLIKGGDLSNAIVVVDRVVSEEELGDLATMLGKPKVAVKKEGILNNVDLRHKNEPARHKLLDVVGDLALVGRPIKGQILAARPGHAANVAFAKKIKKKMQEVDTSPVPQYDPSRPPVMDINQIAQTLPHRYPFLLIDKIIHLDGTTVTGVKNVTMNEQFFTGHFPGNPVMPGVLQIEAMAQTGGILVLNTVPDPENYWTYFLGIENCRFRRKVIPGDTIIFKCQLVSPVKRGIAKMRGQAFVNGKVVMEAEMSASIVRKDA
- a CDS encoding DUF4197 domain-containing protein, coding for MKTTRYVTLLAACFALGATSSAEAQLIKLPKVGGTTIQLPKPATTTGGKIGGLSQEEAALGLKEALTQGISKGADQASKQDGFYLNKLIRIPFPQDAQRVATTMRRLGLGSEVDRFELALNRGAEQAATSAKPIFVSAIKSLTFKDVWNILSGEKDAATQYLKRTTTTQLVTAFSPIMQQALDQTNATRYYSALVTRYNQIPLVQPVNPNLNEYATGKAVDGLFTLIAQEEANIRENPVARTTELLKRVFGSKRS